Proteins found in one Oncorhynchus gorbuscha isolate QuinsamMale2020 ecotype Even-year linkage group LG15, OgorEven_v1.0, whole genome shotgun sequence genomic segment:
- the LOC123996444 gene encoding extensin-like, producing the protein MSTPTPCTPPPACPSIGTPPTSPIHPPARPLPSPVHPPSGTPPSPVHLPSGTPPSPIHPPSGTLPLARPPSGTPVPRPSTQRHAPPSPVHPAARPSIATLLSLTYSNPAVSDLQQPCYLRPTATLLSLTYSNLQQPCCLRPTATLPSLTYSNPAISDLQQPCYLRPTATLLSQTYSNPAVSDLQQPCCLRPTATLLSPTYSNPAVSDLQQPCCLRPTATLLSPTYSNPAASDVQLSTATLLSL; encoded by the exons ATGAG CACACCAACACCATGCACCCCCCCGCCCGCCTGCCCATCCATCGGCACGCCCCCCACCTCCCCCATTCACCCACCGGCACGCCCCCTCCCCTCGCCCGTCCATCCACCCAGCGGCACGCCCCCCTCGCCCGTCCACCTACCCAGCGGCACGCCCCCCTCGCCCATCCACCCACCCAGCGGCACGCTCCCCCTCGCCCGTCCACCCAGCGGCACGCCCGTCCCTCGCCCGTCCACCCAGCGGCACGCCCCCCCATCACCCGTCCACCCAGCGGCACGCCCCTCCATCG CAACCCTGCTGTCTCTGACCTACAGCAACCCTGCGGTCTCTGACCTACAGCAACCCTGCTATCTCAGACCTACAGCAACCCTGCTGTCTCTGACCTACAGCAACCTACAGCAACCCTGCTGTCTCCGACCTACAGCAACCCTGCCGTCTCTGACCTACAGCAACCCTGCTATCTCAGACCTACAGCAACCCTGCTATCTCAGACCTACAGCAACCCTGCTATCTCAGACCTACAGCAACCCTGCAGTCTCTGACCTACAGCAACCCTGCTGTCTCCGACCTACAGCAACCCTGCTGTCTCCGACCTACAGCAACCCTGCTGTCTCCGACCTACAGCAACCCTGCTGTCTCCGACCTACAGCAACCCTGCTGTCTCCGACCTACAGCAACCCTGCTGCTTCTGACGTACAGCTATCTACAGCAACCCTGCTGTCTCTATAG